In Lachnospiraceae bacterium, one DNA window encodes the following:
- a CDS encoding rod shape-determining protein, translating to MFSMMSNDIGIDLGTASILVYIKGKGVVLKEPSVVAIDRDTNKIMAIGEEARLMIGRTPGNIVAVRPLRQGVISDYTITEKMMKYFINKAVGKRTLRKPRISVCIPSGATEVEKKAVEDATYQAGAREVAIIEEPVAAAIGAGIDIGKACGNMIVDIGGGTADIAVISLGGPVVSTSIKIAGDDFDEALVRYMRKKHNLLIGERTAEEIKINIGAAYRRPEVQTMEVRGRNLVTGLPKTIVVTSDETLEALREPALQIVDAVHNVLERTPPELAADIFDRGIVMTGGGSLLSGLDALIEEKTGITTVIAEDPLTAVAIGTGKFIEFAHGMTSALESSMGIGGGRNDKEDY from the coding sequence ATGTTTTCAATGATGTCCAATGACATTGGAATTGACTTAGGAACCGCCAGTATCCTTGTATATATCAAGGGAAAAGGCGTTGTATTAAAAGAACCGTCTGTAGTTGCCATTGACCGTGATACCAACAAGATTATGGCTATCGGAGAAGAAGCACGTCTGATGATCGGACGTACACCTGGTAATATTGTAGCAGTCCGTCCGCTTCGTCAGGGCGTTATCTCTGATTACACCATTACCGAGAAAATGATGAAATACTTCATCAACAAGGCAGTAGGCAAGAGAACACTGCGTAAGCCCCGCATCAGCGTTTGTATCCCAAGTGGTGCTACTGAAGTAGAAAAGAAGGCAGTAGAAGATGCTACTTACCAGGCTGGTGCCCGTGAGGTTGCTATCATCGAAGAGCCTGTAGCAGCAGCTATCGGTGCAGGCATTGATATTGGTAAGGCATGCGGAAACATGATCGTAGATATCGGCGGCGGTACTGCAGACATTGCAGTTATCTCCTTAGGCGGACCTGTAGTCAGCACCTCTATCAAGATCGCAGGTGATGACTTCGATGAAGCTTTAGTCCGTTATATGAGAAAGAAACATAATCTCCTTATCGGTGAACGTACTGCAGAGGAGATCAAGATTAATATCGGTGCTGCATACCGCAGACCGGAAGTACAGACGATGGAAGTAAGAGGACGTAACCTGGTAACCGGACTTCCAAAAACCATTGTAGTTACTTCTGATGAAACTTTGGAAGCCTTAAGGGAGCCGGCACTCCAGATCGTAGATGCTGTACACAATGTACTTGAGAGAACTCCACCAGAGCTGGCAGCCGACATTTTTGACCGCGGTATCGTAATGACCGGTGGCGGATCCCTTCTTAGCGGACTGGATGCCCTGATCGAAGAAAAGACAGGTATTACCACTGTGATCGCAGAAGATCCGCTGACAGCAGTAGCTATCGGTACAGGTAAATTCATTGAATTTGCACACGGTATGACCTCCGCACTGGAATCATCCATGGGAATCGGCGGTGGAAGAAACGATAAAGAAGATTATTGA
- the nusG gene encoding transcription termination/antitermination protein NusG produces the protein MSEAHWYVVHTYSGYENKVKVDIEKTIENRNLQDQILEVSVPMLPVVELKNGVEKKADKKMFPGYVLINMVMNDDTWYVVRNTRGVTGFVGPGSKPVPLTEEEMASLGFMKEDVLVDFTLGDMVTVISGAWKDTVGAIKAINESKQTITINVEMFGRETPVELGFAEVKKM, from the coding sequence ATGTCAGAAGCACATTGGTATGTAGTCCATACCTACTCAGGTTATGAAAACAAAGTCAAGGTCGACATTGAAAAGACAATTGAAAACAGAAACCTTCAGGATCAGATCCTTGAGGTATCCGTGCCTATGCTTCCTGTTGTAGAACTGAAGAATGGCGTGGAGAAAAAAGCCGACAAGAAAATGTTTCCGGGTTATGTGCTGATCAACATGGTCATGAACGATGACACATGGTACGTAGTACGCAACACCCGAGGCGTTACAGGCTTTGTTGGTCCGGGCTCCAAACCAGTTCCTCTGACTGAAGAAGAGATGGCGAGCCTTGGATTTATGAAGGAAGACGTCTTAGTCGACTTTACATTGGGAGATATGGTAACAGTTATCTCCGGTGCATGGAAAGATACAGTTGGTGCTATTAAAGCTATCAACGAAAGTAAGCAGACCATCACTATCAATGTAGAAATGTTCGGTCGTGAAACACCGGTCGAACTGGGATTTGCAGAAGTAAAGAAAATGTAA
- the rplL gene encoding 50S ribosomal protein L7/L12 → MAKLTTAEFIEAIKELSVLELNDLVKACEEEFGVSAAAGVVVAAAGAGAAAAEEKTEFDVELTEVGPNKVKVIKVVREATGLGLKEAKDVVDGAPKVLKQGASKEEANDIKAKLEAEGAKVTLK, encoded by the coding sequence ATGGCAAAGTTAACAACCGCTGAGTTTATCGAAGCTATCAAGGAATTATCCGTATTAGAACTGAACGATTTAGTAAAGGCATGTGAGGAAGAGTTTGGCGTATCTGCAGCAGCAGGCGTTGTAGTTGCAGCAGCAGGTGCTGGCGCAGCAGCAGCTGAAGAGAAGACCGAATTCGACGTTGAGCTGACCGAAGTTGGACCAAACAAGGTTAAGGTTATCAAGGTTGTTCGTGAAGCTACCGGTTTAGGCCTGAAGGAAGCTAAAGACGTAGTTGATGGCGCACCAAAGGTATTAAAGCAGGGCGCATCCAAGGAAGAAGCAAACGATATCAAGGCAAAGTTAGAGGCAGAAGGAGCAAAGGTTACCCTGAAGTAA
- the rplK gene encoding 50S ribosomal protein L11, translating into MAKKVTGYIKLQIPAGKATPAPPVGPALGQHGVNIVQFTKEFNARTADQGDMIIPVVITVYADRSFSFITKTPPAAVLIKKACGLKSGSGVPNKTKVAVLKKADLQKIAETKMPDLNAASLEAAMSMVAGTARSMGVTIEE; encoded by the coding sequence ATGGCAAAGAAAGTAACAGGATATATCAAATTACAGATTCCAGCAGGCAAGGCTACACCAGCACCACCAGTTGGACCAGCTCTTGGTCAGCACGGTGTAAACATCGTACAGTTTACCAAAGAGTTCAACGCTAGAACAGCAGATCAGGGAGATATGATCATCCCTGTAGTTATTACCGTATATGCGGACAGAAGCTTCAGCTTCATCACCAAGACCCCGCCAGCAGCAGTTCTGATCAAGAAGGCATGTGGCTTAAAGAGCGGTTCAGGTGTTCCTAACAAGACTAAGGTAGCTGTATTAAAGAAGGCTGACCTGCAGAAGATCGCAGAGACCAAGATGCCAGACTTAAACGCTGCCAGCCTTGAGGCTGCTATGAGCATGGTAGCTGGTACTGCAAGAAGTATGGGCGTTACCATCGAAGAGTAA
- a CDS encoding choline-binding protein, translating into MIRRKLLVLGTAICLAVSANAITSFADTTSASTTTMENCGAYLFEWRPIDCGNGNYFAILVGGNTLNESNVILNRGYDYAYTFEPMTYSRPWGTVPDLVNIDGKWGIPENWSSMPEGAQPTLQIVLKTNYKTLNTDKRYVNVVHLPSNVNSSTLPAEVRKYLINVDASDAGAYNDTVTPGWQKEADGSEKYLKPDGTYVSNGWLQLDDKKYYMDENGVKLKDTITPDGFYVNSDGEKVSYMPGWYKDGNYWRYIQKNGYYLANSWYQDTDGKYYYFNMGAVMAVNTTTPDGYYVDENGVWDGNASTVAAAEKNLGPGVDKGWEPIDKGWKFKQEDGTYLTNAWRQDSNGKWYYLNEDGWMLKDTNTPDGYHVDANGVYDGPVVTEETAE; encoded by the coding sequence ATGATCAGAAGAAAATTATTAGTATTAGGAACAGCAATTTGTCTGGCTGTATCAGCAAATGCAATCACATCTTTTGCTGATACTACATCTGCCAGTACCACAACAATGGAAAACTGTGGTGCATATCTTTTTGAGTGGCGCCCTATTGATTGCGGAAATGGAAATTATTTTGCTATTTTGGTAGGCGGCAATACATTAAATGAGAGTAATGTGATCTTAAATCGAGGTTATGATTATGCTTATACATTTGAACCTATGACTTATTCACGCCCATGGGGAACTGTGCCGGATCTGGTAAATATAGACGGAAAATGGGGGATCCCTGAAAACTGGTCTTCCATGCCGGAAGGTGCTCAGCCTACTCTCCAGATTGTATTAAAAACAAATTATAAAACTTTAAATACAGATAAGCGTTATGTAAATGTTGTTCATCTTCCTTCCAATGTGAATTCCTCTACATTACCAGCAGAAGTGCGTAAATATTTGATTAATGTAGATGCTTCTGACGCTGGTGCTTATAATGACACAGTTACCCCAGGATGGCAAAAAGAAGCAGATGGATCCGAAAAATATTTAAAGCCAGATGGAACGTATGTAAGCAACGGCTGGCTCCAGCTTGATGATAAAAAATATTACATGGATGAAAATGGTGTTAAATTAAAAGATACCATTACTCCAGATGGCTTCTATGTAAATTCTGACGGCGAGAAGGTATCTTATATGCCAGGTTGGTATAAAGATGGTAACTATTGGCGTTATATCCAGAAAAATGGATATTATCTGGCTAACTCATGGTATCAGGATACTGACGGAAAGTATTATTATTTCAATATGGGTGCTGTTATGGCAGTAAACACAACCACACCGGATGGTTATTATGTAGATGAAAACGGTGTTTGGGATGGTAATGCATCAACAGTTGCTGCAGCTGAAAAGAACCTCGGCCCTGGTGTAGACAAAGGCTGGGAACCAATTGATAAAGGTTGGAAATTCAAACAGGAAGATGGTACTTATTTGACCAATGCCTGGAGACAGGACAGCAACGGTAAATGGTATTACCTGAACGAAGATGGCTGGATGCTGAAAGACACTAATACACCGGACGGTTATCATGTGGACGCTAACGGCGTTTACGATGGTCCTGTTGTAACAGAAGAAACAGCAGAATAA
- a CDS encoding argininosuccinate lyase, with translation MKKQTKLVAVLSTAALLAIGASMTSFAATGWAEEDGTWVYYDRNGDKVTDKWAKSGNNWYYLDSNGEMAVDTLIEDGDNYYYVDINGVMAANQWVAIDNEDAGDDDEPEHYWYYFQANGKALKQGDSDKVSLKTVNGKKYAFDDEGKMLYGWVDENSAERIDNTDGDAFKEATYYFGGEDDGAMTTGWLLTDVTYNEATNDDYKYTAAAFNDDEDQTRWFYFKSNGKMIKADNGERTKDKTINGKKYAFDEYGAMVAEWSLDEGDEKIASKSEERAKASVDVATTSEAWNGAGNYAKYTQAWRYFNSVEDGSRVSKGWFKVVAAEMLNKDKYDDDEDAWYYADGSGKLYAGEFKTIKGKKYAFRNDGRMINGLKFIKEGTNDFEDVIADDDDNHSFDNEDDFLAQASTYFEGEGYKCYYFGGDEDGAMRTGKTSLTFDGENTNFYFEKSGGKKGAGVTGEKDNKLYQSGMLLKADSDDKYTVVDKETHTKAGGTKYVTYTKLDDAKAFMDSVKNHGGKVNDELAGKEGSTKVTVGSNTTKKAEDLAEAYSVELKDVKNHEYILVNTSGKVIDNKGKNKDGSDYYYVTDSNGKITNIYVED, from the coding sequence ATGAAGAAGCAGACAAAATTAGTTGCTGTATTATCAACAGCAGCACTGCTTGCTATCGGTGCATCCATGACATCTTTCGCAGCTACAGGCTGGGCAGAAGAAGATGGTACTTGGGTATACTATGATAGAAACGGTGACAAAGTAACAGACAAATGGGCAAAATCTGGTAATAACTGGTATTACTTAGACAGCAACGGCGAGATGGCAGTAGATACCCTGATCGAAGATGGCGACAACTACTACTATGTTGACATCAACGGTGTTATGGCAGCTAACCAGTGGGTAGCTATCGATAACGAAGACGCTGGCGATGATGACGAGCCAGAGCATTATTGGTACTACTTCCAGGCTAACGGTAAAGCTTTAAAACAGGGAGATTCCGATAAGGTTTCTTTAAAGACTGTTAACGGCAAGAAATATGCTTTCGATGACGAAGGTAAGATGCTGTATGGCTGGGTAGATGAGAACAGCGCTGAGCGTATCGACAATACTGATGGTGATGCTTTCAAGGAAGCAACCTACTACTTCGGTGGCGAAGATGACGGTGCTATGACTACTGGTTGGTTACTGACTGACGTTACATACAACGAAGCAACCAATGATGATTATAAGTATACTGCAGCAGCATTCAATGATGATGAAGATCAGACCCGTTGGTTCTACTTCAAGTCCAATGGTAAGATGATCAAGGCTGACAATGGCGAAAGAACCAAAGATAAGACTATCAATGGTAAGAAGTACGCATTTGATGAGTACGGCGCTATGGTAGCTGAGTGGTCTCTGGATGAAGGTGATGAGAAGATCGCTTCTAAGTCCGAAGAGAGAGCAAAGGCTTCTGTTGATGTAGCAACCACTTCTGAAGCTTGGAATGGTGCAGGAAACTACGCTAAGTACACCCAGGCATGGAGATACTTCAACTCTGTTGAGGATGGTTCTCGTGTAAGCAAGGGCTGGTTCAAAGTAGTAGCAGCTGAAATGCTGAACAAGGACAAATATGATGATGATGAAGATGCTTGGTACTATGCAGATGGCAGCGGCAAGCTGTATGCTGGTGAATTCAAGACCATCAAGGGCAAGAAGTATGCATTCAGAAACGATGGACGTATGATTAACGGCCTGAAGTTCATCAAAGAAGGCACTAACGACTTTGAAGACGTTATAGCTGATGATGATGACAATCATTCCTTCGATAATGAGGATGATTTCTTAGCACAGGCTTCTACCTACTTTGAAGGTGAAGGATACAAGTGCTACTACTTCGGCGGCGACGAAGATGGTGCAATGAGAACTGGTAAGACATCTCTGACCTTCGACGGCGAGAACACCAACTTCTACTTCGAGAAGTCTGGCGGCAAGAAGGGTGCTGGTGTAACTGGTGAGAAGGACAACAAACTGTATCAGTCCGGTATGCTGTTAAAGGCAGATTCTGACGACAAGTACACTGTTGTTGATAAAGAAACACATACTAAGGCTGGTGGTACTAAGTATGTAACCTACACCAAGTTAGATGACGCTAAGGCATTCATGGACAGCGTTAAGAACCATGGTGGTAAAGTTAACGATGAATTAGCTGGTAAGGAAGGCTCTACAAAGGTAACTGTTGGAAGCAACACTACCAAGAAGGCTGAAGACTTAGCTGAAGCTTATTCCGTTGAATTAAAGGATGTTAAGAATCATGAATACATCCTGGTTAATACCTCTGGTAAGGTAATTGACAACAAGGGCAAGAACAAAGATGGCAGCGATTACTACTATGTAACTGACAGCAATGGTAAGATTACTAACATCTACGTTGAAGACTAA
- a CDS encoding ATP-dependent RecD-like DNA helicase: protein MATITGFIERIKFRNEENGYTVMSVTDQSDGDEVIMVGTLSYAAEGDMIQASGRMIEHPVYGEQLQIESYEMKTPQDAESMERYLGSGAIKGIGVALAARIVRHFKADTFRVMEEEPERLSEVKGISEKMAMAIAQQVEEKKGMREAMMFLQNYGITLNLAAKIYQEYGPKLYSIIKENPYKLADDIPGVGFKMADEIAEKAGIFTDSDYRIKAGLLYILLQASANGHTYLPQKELFSQAADLLKVEPSAMEKHLMDMQIDRKVVVKTVTDSEPPEYLVYSSHYYYLELNTARMLHNLNIRGDIPETEIRANLAKIQKRDQIHLDELQEKAVFEAVNSGLLVITGGPGTGKTTTINAIIQYFENEGMEILLAAPTGRAAKRMTETTSYEARTIHRMLELVPSGIPDSGSMAGNNTSGKNVSFSSGGMHFDRNEENPLDADVIIIDEMSMVDISLMHSLLRAVNVGTRLILVGDVDQLPSVGPGNVLRDIIDSGCFNVVKLTHIFRQAAQSDIIVNAHKINEGERVDLAKRSRDFLFIRRENPDAVISAAITLIQQKLPDYVHAQPGDIQVMTPMRKGALGVERLNQILQNYLNPPDPSKKEKESGGIIYRTGDKVMQIKNNYQMEWEIRSKYGIPTDKGAGVFNGDMGIIREINEYAENLTVEFDEGKMVEYSFKQLEELELAYAITIHKSQGSEYPAVIIPMYSGPRMLMTRNLIYTAVTRARSCVCLVGRPDAFYTMADNSMEQKRYCGLKARIEEIYA, encoded by the coding sequence ATGGCAACCATAACAGGATTTATTGAAAGAATTAAATTCAGGAACGAAGAAAATGGCTATACGGTCATGTCTGTTACAGATCAGAGTGATGGAGATGAGGTCATTATGGTAGGTACACTTTCCTATGCGGCTGAAGGAGATATGATCCAGGCATCGGGGCGCATGATCGAACATCCTGTATACGGTGAACAGCTACAGATCGAAAGCTATGAAATGAAAACACCACAGGATGCAGAGTCCATGGAGCGTTATTTAGGCTCCGGTGCTATCAAAGGTATTGGCGTGGCACTGGCAGCCCGGATCGTCCGTCATTTCAAGGCTGACACCTTCCGGGTCATGGAAGAAGAACCGGAACGCCTTTCCGAAGTAAAAGGCATCAGTGAGAAAATGGCAATGGCCATTGCCCAGCAGGTAGAAGAGAAAAAAGGTATGCGGGAAGCCATGATGTTCCTGCAAAATTATGGTATCACATTAAATCTTGCAGCCAAGATCTATCAGGAATATGGTCCAAAGCTGTATAGCATAATCAAAGAAAATCCCTATAAGCTGGCAGATGACATTCCCGGCGTTGGCTTTAAAATGGCAGATGAAATAGCTGAAAAAGCAGGTATTTTCACGGACTCCGATTACCGTATCAAAGCAGGCCTTTTGTACATCCTTCTTCAGGCATCAGCCAACGGCCACACCTATCTTCCACAGAAAGAGCTGTTTTCCCAGGCTGCTGATTTACTGAAGGTTGAGCCCTCAGCCATGGAAAAACATCTTATGGATATGCAGATCGACCGGAAAGTAGTGGTAAAAACAGTTACGGACAGTGAACCACCGGAATATCTGGTGTATTCTTCCCATTATTATTACCTGGAGCTGAACACCGCCCGCATGCTTCATAATCTGAACATCCGGGGCGATATCCCGGAAACGGAGATCCGGGCCAATCTGGCCAAAATCCAGAAACGGGATCAGATACATCTGGATGAATTGCAGGAAAAGGCAGTTTTTGAGGCAGTAAACAGCGGCCTTTTAGTGATCACCGGAGGTCCCGGTACAGGAAAGACTACCACCATCAATGCCATTATCCAGTATTTTGAAAATGAGGGAATGGAGATCCTTCTGGCTGCACCAACCGGACGCGCGGCAAAGCGGATGACGGAAACTACCAGTTATGAGGCCCGTACCATTCACAGAATGCTGGAGCTGGTTCCTTCTGGCATTCCGGATTCCGGTTCCATGGCAGGAAATAATACTTCCGGGAAAAATGTCTCCTTCAGCTCCGGCGGCATGCATTTTGACCGGAATGAAGAAAATCCTCTGGATGCAGATGTGATCATTATTGATGAAATGTCCATGGTAGACATCAGCCTGATGCATTCCCTCCTTCGGGCGGTGAACGTAGGAACCCGCCTCATATTGGTAGGTGATGTAGACCAGCTTCCAAGTGTAGGCCCCGGAAATGTGCTTCGCGACATCATCGATTCAGGCTGTTTTAATGTAGTAAAGCTAACCCATATTTTCCGTCAGGCGGCCCAGAGCGACATTATTGTAAATGCCCACAAGATCAATGAGGGGGAGCGGGTAGACCTGGCAAAGCGCAGCAGGGACTTCCTCTTTATCCGCAGGGAAAATCCAGATGCAGTCATCAGCGCAGCTATCACGCTGATCCAGCAGAAGCTTCCGGACTATGTCCACGCACAGCCTGGGGATATCCAGGTAATGACGCCTATGCGAAAAGGTGCTCTTGGAGTAGAACGCTTAAACCAGATCCTGCAAAATTACTTAAATCCCCCGGATCCATCCAAAAAAGAGAAAGAATCCGGCGGCATTATCTACCGTACCGGCGATAAGGTAATGCAGATCAAAAATAATTACCAGATGGAATGGGAGATACGCAGTAAATACGGCATCCCCACAGATAAAGGGGCCGGTGTATTCAACGGTGATATGGGTATTATCCGTGAGATCAATGAATATGCGGAAAATCTTACCGTAGAATTTGATGAGGGGAAAATGGTAGAATACAGCTTCAAACAGCTGGAAGAGCTGGAGCTTGCCTATGCCATTACCATCCATAAATCCCAGGGAAGCGAATATCCGGCAGTGATCATTCCCATGTATTCCGGCCCGCGCATGCTGATGACCAGAAATCTGATCTATACAGCTGTGACAAGAGCACGCTCCTGTGTCTGCCTGGTTGGACGGCCAGATGCATTTTATACTATGGCAGATAACTCCATGGAGCAGAAACGTTACTGCGGTTTAAAAGCCAGGATAGAAGAAATATACGCCTGA
- the rplJ gene encoding 50S ribosomal protein L10 — protein sequence MAKVELKQPVVDEIKAMLDGAVGAVVVDYRGLTVEQDTKLRKQLREAGVSYKVYKNTLIKRAAEGTEFAALDPHLEGPTALAVSKDDATAPARILAEFAKTAPKLELKASVVEGTYYDQAGTQVIATIPSREVLLGKLLGSIQSPITNLARVLNQIAEKNGGAAEA from the coding sequence ATGGCAAAAGTTGAATTAAAGCAGCCAGTAGTAGACGAGATCAAGGCAATGTTAGACGGTGCAGTCGGCGCAGTTGTTGTTGATTACCGTGGTCTGACTGTAGAGCAGGATACAAAACTGCGTAAACAGTTAAGAGAAGCTGGAGTTTCTTATAAAGTATATAAGAACACTCTGATCAAGCGTGCAGCAGAAGGAACCGAGTTCGCAGCTCTGGATCCACATCTGGAAGGACCTACAGCATTAGCTGTATCTAAGGATGATGCTACAGCACCAGCTAGAATCCTGGCTGAATTTGCTAAGACCGCTCCTAAGCTGGAACTGAAGGCTTCTGTAGTTGAAGGAACCTACTATGATCAGGCTGGAACCCAGGTTATCGCAACCATTCCATCCAGAGAAGTTCTTCTTGGAAAGCTGCTTGGAAGCATCCAGTCCCCAATCACCAACCTGGCTCGCGTACTCAATCAGATCGCAGAGAAAAATGGTGGTGCAGCAGAGGCTTAA
- the rplA gene encoding 50S ribosomal protein L1, with protein sequence MKTGKRYAEAMKNVDRAALYDVADAISIVKKNASAKFDETVELHIRTGCDGRHADQQIRGAVVLPHGTGKTVRILVFAKGAKADEAQAAGADFVGAEELIPRIQNEGWLDFDVVVATPDMMGVVGRLGRVLGPKGLMPNPKAGTVTMDVTKAIKEIKAGKIEYRLDKTNIIHVPVGKASFTEEQLADNFQTLMDAILKAKPSTVKGAYFKSVALTSTMGPGVKLNVAKLTN encoded by the coding sequence ATGAAAACAGGAAAAAGATATGCAGAGGCTATGAAGAACGTAGACCGTGCTGCACTTTACGACGTAGCAGATGCAATCTCTATCGTTAAGAAGAATGCTTCTGCAAAATTTGACGAGACTGTAGAACTTCATATCAGAACAGGATGTGACGGACGTCACGCTGATCAGCAGATCCGTGGAGCTGTTGTTCTTCCTCACGGAACAGGTAAGACTGTTCGTATCTTAGTATTCGCTAAGGGTGCTAAGGCAGACGAAGCACAGGCAGCTGGCGCAGATTTCGTAGGCGCAGAAGAGCTGATCCCAAGAATCCAGAACGAAGGATGGCTGGATTTTGACGTTGTTGTTGCTACTCCTGACATGATGGGCGTTGTTGGTCGTCTGGGCCGTGTACTTGGACCGAAGGGCTTAATGCCAAACCCAAAGGCTGGTACCGTAACCATGGACGTAACCAAGGCTATCAAGGAGATCAAAGCTGGTAAGATCGAGTACAGACTTGACAAGACAAACATTATCCACGTGCCAGTAGGAAAAGCTTCCTTCACCGAGGAGCAGTTAGCGGACAACTTCCAGACGCTTATGGACGCTATCTTAAAGGCTAAGCCAAGCACCGTTAAGGGCGCATACTTCAAGAGCGTAGCTCTTACATCCACCATGGGCCCAGGCGTTAAGCTGAACGTAGCTAAGCTTACAAACTAA
- the rpmG gene encoding 50S ribosomal protein L33, which translates to MRTKITLACTECKQRNYNMTKDKKTHPDRMETKKYCRFCKRHTLHKETK; encoded by the coding sequence GTGCGCACAAAAATCACACTGGCATGTACAGAATGCAAGCAGCGTAACTACAACATGACTAAGGATAAGAAAACTCATCCTGACCGCATGGAGACTAAGAAGTACTGCAGATTCTGCAAGAGACATACGTTACACAAGGAAACAAAGTAA
- a CDS encoding ComF family protein, whose protein sequence is MNFLINIILDLLFPRRCPVCGQIVMPKGSLICPGCVKKLSWVRGPVCKCCGKEIISGTMEYCPDCAAHPRSFSHGMALFNYNEISAPSLAMVKYHDRREYLDFYAEAAYRRYAKTIARLSPDLIIPVPVHKSRLKKRGFNQTEEFGKRLSVYLGIPMSSEYLIRSKKTAPQKDLGPALRLKNLEQAFFCKKLPSGMKKVLLIDDIYTTGSTAEACARALKKAGAGQVYLLVIAIGSGR, encoded by the coding sequence ATGAACTTTCTGATAAATATAATACTGGACCTGTTATTTCCGCGCCGCTGTCCCGTCTGCGGCCAGATCGTCATGCCAAAAGGCAGCCTGATCTGTCCGGGATGCGTGAAAAAATTATCCTGGGTCCGGGGACCTGTATGTAAATGCTGTGGAAAAGAGATTATAAGTGGGACAATGGAATACTGTCCCGACTGCGCAGCCCATCCAAGATCATTTTCCCATGGAATGGCGCTTTTTAACTACAATGAAATATCAGCCCCGTCCTTGGCAATGGTCAAATACCACGACCGCCGGGAATATCTGGATTTCTATGCAGAAGCAGCATACAGAAGATATGCTAAAACCATTGCCCGGTTGTCACCGGACCTGATCATCCCGGTGCCGGTCCACAAAAGCAGGCTTAAAAAACGTGGATTTAACCAGACAGAGGAATTTGGAAAACGCCTGAGCGTATATCTGGGGATCCCCATGTCTTCGGAGTATCTGATCCGCTCTAAAAAGACAGCACCTCAAAAGGATCTAGGTCCTGCATTGCGTCTTAAAAACCTGGAACAGGCATTTTTCTGTAAAAAACTGCCATCAGGTATGAAAAAAGTTCTCCTTATTGATGATATCTATACCACGGGAAGTACGGCAGAGGCCTGTGCCAGGGCTTTGAAAAAAGCCGGAGCAGGACAGGTTTACCTTCTTGTGATCGCCATTGGCTCAGGCCGGTGA
- the secE gene encoding preprotein translocase subunit SecE, with translation MEENTVNTVETTEKAAKADQKTAKKEKKPSFFKDLKTEYKKIVFADKETVAKQTVAVVIMSIFIGALIGVLDMVMKFGLSFIL, from the coding sequence ATGGAAGAAAATACAGTGAATACTGTAGAAACCACGGAAAAAGCGGCCAAGGCTGACCAGAAGACGGCTAAGAAAGAGAAAAAGCCAAGCTTTTTCAAAGACCTGAAGACAGAGTACAAGAAGATCGTCTTTGCTGATAAGGAAACTGTTGCTAAACAGACAGTTGCAGTTGTGATCATGTCCATTTTCATCGGTGCGCTGATCGGTGTACTGGATATGGTTATGAAATTCGGTTTAAGCTTTATTCTTTAA